The Xiphophorus couchianus chromosome 14, X_couchianus-1.0, whole genome shotgun sequence genome includes a region encoding these proteins:
- the LOC114157285 gene encoding uncharacterized protein LOC114157285 isoform X1, with protein sequence MKKILSIPHVGLAGDSINIHGEQGIELNLKYLSGQIWRKEVLSVQMAGRPVTVTVGTVWKLQLNPSPPTPIRLSVGAVITWTCLTVTRVTFGIVYFRDCPQQPNIPNYLLGLALIPLLMIPFVTLPCESYGAQTRERPRGFKACMEGFIGLFIFIWSLLGDVWVFSVYQPNYDPSAADGLYCNKTLYTFAFWNAIFETFGFGVLLAKFCKGMLCYVNMSPVDRDFYGNV encoded by the exons gaATCGAGCTCAACTTAAAGTATCTGAGCGGCCAGATTTGGAGGAAGGAAGTCCTCTCCGTGCAAATGGCAG GCCGTCCAGTGACAGTAACGGTTGGAACCGTTTGGAAGCTTCAGTTGAACCCGTCACCCCCAACGCCCATCAGACTGTCAG TTGGAGCTGTAATCACCTGGACTTGCCTCACTGTGACTCGAGTGACCTTTG GCATTGTGTATTTCAGGGACTGCCCTCAGCAGCCGAACATTCCCAACTATCTGCTGGGGTTGGCTTTGATTCCCCTGCTCATGATTCCCTTCGTGACTCTGCCCTGTGAGAGCTATGGCGCTCAGACAAGAGAACGTCCCAGAGGTTTCAAAGCATGCATGGAGGGTTTTATTGGCCTGTTTATCTTCATATGGTCTCTTTTAG GTGATGTGTGGGTTTTCTCGGTCTATCAACCAAACTACGACCCCTCTGCCGCTGATGGCCTTTACTGTAATAAAACCCTGTACACGTTTGCCTTCTGGAACGCCATATTTGAGACGTTTGGATTTGGAGTCCTCCTGGCCAAGTTCTGCAAAGGAATGCTGTGCTATGTTAACATGAGTCCAGTAGACAGAGATTTTTACGGGAATGTATGA
- the LOC114157285 gene encoding uncharacterized protein LOC114157285 isoform X2, producing MAGRPVTVTVGTVWKLQLNPSPPTPIRLSVGAVITWTCLTVTRVTFGIVYFRDCPQQPNIPNYLLGLALIPLLMIPFVTLPCESYGAQTRERPRGFKACMEGFIGLFIFIWSLLGDVWVFSVYQPNYDPSAADGLYCNKTLYTFAFWNAIFETFGFGVLLAKFCKGMLCYVNMSPVDRDFYGNV from the exons ATGGCAG GCCGTCCAGTGACAGTAACGGTTGGAACCGTTTGGAAGCTTCAGTTGAACCCGTCACCCCCAACGCCCATCAGACTGTCAG TTGGAGCTGTAATCACCTGGACTTGCCTCACTGTGACTCGAGTGACCTTTG GCATTGTGTATTTCAGGGACTGCCCTCAGCAGCCGAACATTCCCAACTATCTGCTGGGGTTGGCTTTGATTCCCCTGCTCATGATTCCCTTCGTGACTCTGCCCTGTGAGAGCTATGGCGCTCAGACAAGAGAACGTCCCAGAGGTTTCAAAGCATGCATGGAGGGTTTTATTGGCCTGTTTATCTTCATATGGTCTCTTTTAG GTGATGTGTGGGTTTTCTCGGTCTATCAACCAAACTACGACCCCTCTGCCGCTGATGGCCTTTACTGTAATAAAACCCTGTACACGTTTGCCTTCTGGAACGCCATATTTGAGACGTTTGGATTTGGAGTCCTCCTGGCCAAGTTCTGCAAAGGAATGCTGTGCTATGTTAACATGAGTCCAGTAGACAGAGATTTTTACGGGAATGTATGA